One Amycolatopsis sp. NBC_00355 genomic window carries:
- a CDS encoding helix-turn-helix domain-containing protein — protein sequence MVETASGQPGPGIGNGADRNGRFVQRKFGELLKAHRTKRGATQRQLADLSTVSIRAIRDLESGRAHRPRRDTVRLIADGLGLRGRERADFEAAGCHTAAGDLRLRCADPAPPPTPLNALLGRDEEVAAVHELLAAGSHRLVTVTGLGGVGKSRLAQEVAGGVHEAGGVVVLWSSAREPLLRTGRPADPDELAVLVGDRPALLVLDGHEPDRVRLDDLAVLLRECRGLRVLATAPAPFGLPGERVFPLTPLAVPEPGTDDPAALAAVPSVRLLVREVRQVRPGFTVDRANAADVAALCRRLDGIPAALEAAACWFLVYEPAAVLEHVRTDPFALTADHLPGLRDTLDSAVRGLDAAEVSLLARLTGLDAGWSVVDVAGLTGIPAAAGARFVRRLVQHGLIRPAGPDRTRFRTLDLVNALGLDHRLAV from the coding sequence ATGGTGGAAACCGCATCCGGACAGCCGGGCCCCGGGATCGGGAACGGCGCTGACAGGAACGGACGATTCGTGCAGCGGAAATTCGGTGAACTGCTGAAGGCGCATCGCACAAAACGCGGTGCCACTCAGCGTCAATTGGCGGACCTGTCCACGGTGAGCATTCGCGCCATCCGCGACCTCGAGTCCGGGCGGGCCCACCGGCCGCGCCGGGATACCGTGCGGCTGATCGCCGACGGCCTCGGCCTGCGGGGCCGCGAACGCGCGGACTTCGAGGCCGCGGGCTGCCACACGGCCGCCGGTGACCTGCGGCTCCGGTGCGCCGACCCGGCGCCGCCGCCCACGCCGTTGAACGCGCTGCTCGGCAGAGACGAAGAGGTCGCGGCCGTCCACGAGCTCCTGGCCGCGGGCAGCCACCGCCTGGTGACCGTGACCGGGCTGGGTGGCGTCGGCAAGAGCCGGCTGGCCCAGGAGGTCGCGGGCGGCGTGCACGAAGCCGGCGGCGTCGTCGTGCTGTGGTCGTCTGCGCGGGAGCCGCTGCTGAGAACCGGCCGGCCCGCCGACCCCGACGAACTCGCCGTGCTCGTCGGCGACCGCCCGGCCCTGCTCGTGCTCGACGGGCACGAACCGGACCGCGTCCGGCTCGACGACCTGGCCGTCCTGCTGCGCGAATGCCGCGGGCTGCGGGTCCTCGCCACCGCCCCGGCGCCGTTCGGCCTGCCCGGCGAGCGGGTCTTCCCGCTGACGCCGCTCGCCGTGCCCGAACCCGGCACCGACGACCCGGCCGCGCTGGCGGCGGTGCCGTCGGTCCGGCTGCTGGTCCGCGAGGTCCGCCAGGTCCGGCCCGGGTTCACCGTGGACCGGGCCAACGCCGCGGACGTCGCCGCGCTCTGCCGTCGCCTCGACGGCATCCCGGCCGCGCTCGAGGCGGCCGCCTGCTGGTTCCTGGTCTACGAACCGGCGGCGGTGCTGGAGCACGTGCGGACCGACCCGTTCGCGCTGACCGCGGACCACCTGCCCGGGCTCCGGGACACCCTCGACTCGGCGGTCCGCGGCCTGGACGCGGCCGAAGTCTCCCTCCTGGCGCGCCTGACGGGGCTCGACGCGGGCTGGTCGGTGGTCGACGTCGCGGGCCTGACCGGCATCCCGGCAGCGGCCGGCGCGAGGTTCGTCCGCCGCCTGGTCCAGCACGGCCTGATCCGCCCGGCGGGCCCGGACCGCACCCGGTTCCGCACCCTGGACCTGGTGAACGCCCTGGGCCTGGACCACCGCCTGGCGGTCTGA
- a CDS encoding AfsR/SARP family transcriptional regulator: MSSTSGPSGEQPVYRILGPLEIRAVAGGELRIPPGRQQIVLATLLVDANRVVSLDQLIEAIWYDDPPATARTQVQICVSRLRRALADAVGPDTLVTRGPGYELLVADGQLDARTFAELVSGSAELTRAGQLEDASRMLDAALALWRGPALSGTGSRLLEAKASHLEEQRLNALEAHFELGLRLGRHHQLIGELASQVTANPLRERLRGQLMLALFRSGRQAEALETYRAGRELLVEQLGLEPGDELRRLESAILADDAGLRRSPAPDAPAAPAHPPVVPFQLPTDIADFTARDALIEHTERLLLGHPGRRATPVVVLAGKPGVGKTALAVHIAHRIADDHCPDGQLYCDLGGTRAHPADPLDVLGRFLRALGVPGPAVPGSVDERAEMYRHRLAGKRMLVVLDDAGSERQVRDLLPGTASCVVLVTSRVRLTGLAGAGVLDVDVLEPEQATRMLAMIIGADRVAAEPAAVAALVRLVGGLPLALRIVAARLAARPSWSLAWMLERLSDERRRLDELAHGELMVRASLALTYDGLAGDARRLLRLLSALDRLSFPVWVAAALLEVDQLQAADLLERLVDAQMLEISAVERDGSPRYRFHDLIRLFAREQLDEHEQATGRLAALARVASGWLGLASEAHNRIYGGDFTVLHGSAPRLRPPDGAVDRILADPLVWFEDEQDNLCSIVALAAEAGLDEQAWDLAVTMVALFENRCYFDDWERTHRQALTAVRAAANRRGEAALLCSLGSLHLSRSRPDAAAEPLARALATFEDLGDAHGKAMAHRNLALVDEARGAEPQAQARFERALIEFRVAGDPVGEAYVLGRLAQTELDAGDEERAGAYLAEALRICDRTGTARVEVQLRYRLSGLMMRQGRHDEAAEVLTELLTRARAARDVAGEARILHRLGLVHAGLGRRETAERLLVEALELHDRITGGGPDDGVRADLAALQGLPS, translated from the coding sequence GTGAGTTCGACGAGCGGGCCGTCCGGCGAGCAGCCCGTCTACCGCATCCTCGGCCCCCTGGAGATCCGGGCCGTCGCCGGCGGCGAGCTCCGCATCCCGCCCGGCCGCCAGCAGATCGTCCTCGCCACGCTGCTGGTCGACGCGAACCGGGTGGTGAGCCTGGACCAGCTCATCGAAGCCATCTGGTACGACGATCCCCCGGCGACGGCGCGGACGCAGGTCCAGATCTGCGTCTCCCGGCTGCGGCGCGCGCTGGCCGACGCCGTCGGCCCCGACACGCTGGTCACCCGCGGCCCCGGCTACGAACTGCTGGTCGCCGACGGGCAGCTCGACGCCCGGACGTTCGCCGAGCTGGTCTCCGGCTCGGCCGAGCTGACCCGCGCGGGTCAGCTCGAAGACGCGTCCCGGATGCTCGACGCGGCGCTCGCGCTGTGGCGCGGCCCGGCGCTGAGCGGCACCGGCAGCCGGCTGCTGGAGGCCAAGGCCAGCCACCTCGAAGAGCAACGGCTCAACGCCCTCGAAGCCCACTTCGAACTCGGGTTGCGGCTCGGCCGGCACCACCAGCTGATCGGCGAGCTGGCGAGCCAGGTGACCGCGAACCCGCTGCGGGAACGGCTGCGCGGCCAGCTGATGCTCGCGCTCTTCCGGTCCGGGCGCCAGGCCGAGGCGCTGGAGACCTACCGCGCCGGCCGCGAACTGCTCGTCGAGCAGCTGGGCCTCGAGCCCGGCGACGAGCTGCGCCGCCTGGAGTCCGCGATCCTGGCCGACGACGCCGGGCTGCGCCGGAGCCCGGCCCCCGACGCGCCCGCGGCGCCGGCGCACCCGCCGGTGGTGCCGTTCCAGCTGCCGACCGACATCGCCGACTTCACCGCCCGCGACGCGCTCATCGAGCACACCGAACGGCTGCTGCTCGGCCACCCGGGCCGCCGCGCGACCCCCGTGGTGGTGCTGGCGGGCAAGCCCGGCGTCGGCAAGACCGCGCTCGCGGTGCACATCGCGCACCGGATCGCCGACGACCACTGCCCCGACGGCCAGCTCTACTGCGACCTCGGCGGCACCCGCGCCCACCCGGCCGACCCGCTCGACGTGCTCGGCCGGTTCCTGCGTGCCCTCGGCGTCCCCGGCCCGGCCGTGCCCGGCTCGGTCGACGAACGCGCGGAGATGTACCGGCACCGGCTGGCGGGCAAGCGGATGCTCGTGGTGCTCGACGACGCCGGGTCGGAGCGCCAGGTCCGCGACCTGCTGCCGGGCACGGCCAGCTGCGTCGTGCTGGTGACCAGCCGCGTCCGGCTCACCGGGCTGGCCGGCGCCGGCGTGCTGGACGTCGACGTGCTCGAACCCGAGCAGGCGACCCGGATGCTCGCGATGATTATCGGGGCGGACCGGGTGGCCGCCGAACCGGCCGCCGTCGCCGCGCTGGTCCGGCTCGTCGGCGGGCTGCCGCTCGCGCTGCGGATCGTGGCCGCCCGGCTCGCCGCCCGGCCGAGCTGGTCGCTCGCGTGGATGCTGGAACGGCTGTCCGACGAACGGCGGCGGCTCGACGAGCTCGCGCACGGCGAGCTGATGGTGCGGGCCAGCCTCGCGCTGACCTACGACGGCCTGGCCGGCGACGCCCGGCGCCTGCTGCGGCTGCTCAGCGCCCTGGACCGGCTCAGCTTCCCGGTGTGGGTGGCCGCGGCGCTGCTGGAGGTCGACCAGCTGCAGGCCGCCGACCTGCTCGAACGGCTCGTCGACGCGCAGATGCTGGAGATCTCGGCGGTCGAGCGGGACGGCAGCCCGCGCTACCGCTTCCACGACCTCATCCGGCTCTTCGCCCGCGAGCAGCTCGACGAGCACGAGCAGGCGACCGGCCGGCTCGCGGCGCTCGCCCGCGTCGCGAGCGGCTGGCTGGGGCTGGCTTCCGAGGCGCACAACCGGATCTACGGCGGCGACTTCACCGTGCTGCACGGCTCGGCGCCCCGGCTGCGGCCGCCCGACGGCGCCGTCGACCGGATCCTGGCGGATCCGCTGGTGTGGTTCGAAGACGAGCAGGACAACCTGTGCTCGATCGTCGCGCTGGCCGCCGAGGCCGGCCTGGACGAGCAGGCCTGGGACCTGGCCGTCACGATGGTCGCGCTGTTCGAGAACCGGTGCTACTTCGACGACTGGGAGCGCACGCACCGCCAAGCCCTGACCGCCGTGCGCGCGGCGGCCAACCGCCGCGGCGAAGCGGCCTTGCTGTGCTCACTGGGTTCCCTGCACCTGAGCCGTTCCCGGCCGGACGCCGCGGCCGAGCCGCTCGCCCGCGCGCTGGCGACGTTCGAAGACCTGGGCGACGCCCACGGCAAGGCGATGGCACACCGCAACCTGGCGCTGGTCGACGAGGCCCGCGGTGCCGAACCGCAGGCCCAGGCCCGGTTCGAGCGGGCGCTCATCGAGTTCCGGGTGGCCGGGGACCCCGTCGGTGAGGCGTACGTGCTCGGCCGGCTCGCGCAGACCGAGCTGGACGCGGGTGACGAGGAGCGGGCCGGGGCGTACCTGGCCGAGGCGTTGCGGATCTGCGACCGGACGGGGACGGCGCGCGTCGAGGTGCAGCTGCGCTACCGGCTCAGCGGGCTCATGATGCGCCAGGGCCGCCACGACGAAGCGGCGGAAGTGCTGACGGAGCTGCTGACCCGGGCCCGCGCGGCCCGCGACGTCGCCGGCGAAGCCCGCATCCTGCACCGGCTCGGCCTGGTGCACGCCGGCCTCGGCCGCCGGGAGACGGCGGAACGGCTGCTGGTGGAGGCCCTCGAACTGCATGACCGGATCACCGGCGGCGGGCCGGACGACGGGGTGCGGGCCGACCTGGCGGCGCTGCAGGGCCTGCCGAGCTGA
- a CDS encoding HD domain-containing protein — protein MNDVLTLPAGPLAEASLRLAQESESAPIAGHSVRSFLFARLVARREGSVTDAAYDEDLLFAACVLHDLGLGSRAAGRARFEVEGADLAAAVLTEHGVAAADVGRVWEAIALHSSLGIADRCGLLTSLTHRGVFTDAGRFADVDADSLREVYAAYPRPADNRFLQDAIVAHAARSTAAAPPYSVAAELLRQRG, from the coding sequence ATGAACGACGTACTCACCCTGCCCGCCGGCCCGCTCGCCGAGGCGAGCCTCCGCCTTGCCCAGGAGTCGGAGAGCGCCCCGATCGCCGGCCACAGCGTCCGCAGCTTCCTGTTCGCCCGCCTGGTGGCGCGGCGGGAAGGCAGCGTGACCGACGCGGCCTACGACGAAGATCTGCTCTTCGCCGCCTGCGTGCTGCACGACCTGGGGCTGGGCTCCCGGGCGGCCGGCCGGGCCCGGTTCGAGGTGGAGGGCGCGGACCTGGCCGCCGCGGTGCTGACCGAGCACGGCGTCGCGGCCGCCGACGTCGGCCGCGTCTGGGAGGCGATCGCCCTGCACTCGTCGCTGGGCATCGCCGACCGGTGCGGGCTCCTGACTTCGTTGACCCACCGGGGGGTCTTCACCGACGCGGGCCGTTTCGCCGACGTCGACGCGGACTCCCTGCGGGAGGTCTACGCCGCCTACCCCCGCCCGGCGGACAACCGGTTCCTCCAGGACGCGATCGTCGCGCACGCGGCCCGTTCGACGGCGGCGGCCCCGCCGTACTCGGTCGCCGCGGAACTGCTGCGCCAACGCGGCTGA
- a CDS encoding GlxA family transcriptional regulator: MTMERHRVAVLVLPGVPALEFGIATQIFAMDPFYEMTVCTNGGPGPVPGAGFTVTATAGLDALAAADTVLVPGFEDVETPPAAGVLAALGAAHRRGARLVSICTGAFALAAAGLLDGRPATTHWQYADVLRRLYPRVEVRPNRFYIDDGDILTSAGVTAGVDLCLHLVRLDQGPAAANSRARFLVAPPRRAGGQAQFVEQLRAEATGDRLAPLRSWMLGNLAEDLSIDVLARRALVSRRTLIRRFREETGTSPMAWLADARVDRARELLETTTLSVERIGRRTGLGAPSSVRAAFHRHIGTSPQEYRTLFRHGTQQPDP; encoded by the coding sequence ATGACGATGGAGCGGCACCGGGTGGCGGTTCTCGTGCTGCCCGGCGTGCCGGCGCTCGAATTCGGCATCGCGACGCAGATCTTCGCGATGGATCCGTTCTACGAGATGACCGTCTGCACGAACGGCGGCCCCGGGCCGGTGCCGGGCGCGGGCTTCACCGTCACCGCCACGGCCGGCCTCGACGCGCTGGCCGCCGCCGACACCGTGCTCGTCCCGGGGTTCGAGGACGTCGAGACCCCGCCGGCCGCCGGCGTCCTGGCCGCGCTGGGAGCGGCGCACCGCCGCGGCGCCCGGCTCGTCTCCATCTGCACCGGCGCGTTCGCCCTCGCCGCGGCCGGGCTGCTCGACGGACGTCCCGCGACCACGCACTGGCAGTACGCCGACGTCCTGCGCCGGCTGTACCCGCGCGTCGAGGTGCGGCCGAACCGGTTCTACATCGACGACGGCGACATCCTCACCTCCGCCGGCGTGACCGCGGGCGTCGACCTGTGCCTGCACCTGGTGCGGCTCGACCAGGGTCCGGCGGCCGCCAACAGCCGCGCGCGGTTCCTGGTCGCCCCGCCGCGGCGCGCCGGCGGGCAGGCGCAGTTCGTCGAGCAGCTGCGCGCCGAAGCGACGGGCGACCGGCTGGCCCCGCTGCGGAGCTGGATGCTCGGCAACCTCGCGGAGGACCTCAGCATCGACGTCCTCGCGCGGCGCGCCCTCGTGTCCCGGCGGACGCTCATCCGCCGCTTCCGCGAGGAGACCGGGACGTCGCCGATGGCCTGGCTGGCCGACGCGCGCGTCGACCGCGCGCGCGAACTGCTGGAGACGACCACGCTGTCGGTCGAACGCATCGGCCGGCGCACCGGGCTCGGCGCGCCGTCGTCCGTCCGGGCGGCCTTCCACCGGCACATCGGCACGTCACCGCAGGAGTACCGGACGCTGTTCCGCCACGGCACCCAGCAGCCGGACCCCTGA
- a CDS encoding nuclear transport factor 2 family protein has protein sequence MRLSYHYLDIEDFDGYGSLFTADAVLHYPGIAPLQGRGAIERFRAARPNRRHTLHRVTVTHGEVVTVGDITTTGPNGGRTNTAFVDSFTLSDYGLISVQKTDFRSGGNSRAVG, from the coding sequence GTGCGGCTCAGCTACCACTACCTCGATATCGAGGACTTCGACGGATACGGTTCCCTTTTCACCGCCGACGCCGTTTTGCACTATCCCGGAATAGCGCCGTTACAGGGTCGCGGTGCCATCGAGCGATTCCGTGCGGCCCGGCCGAACCGGCGGCACACCCTGCACAGAGTGACGGTGACGCACGGTGAGGTGGTGACGGTCGGCGACATAACCACGACTGGGCCGAACGGCGGGCGTACAAATACCGCCTTCGTCGACAGCTTCACGCTTTCGGACTATGGGCTTATCTCGGTCCAGAAGACAGACTTCCGTTCCGGGGGAAATTCACGAGCGGTCGGGTGA